The Hippoglossus hippoglossus isolate fHipHip1 chromosome 21, fHipHip1.pri, whole genome shotgun sequence genome contains a region encoding:
- the LOC117754492 gene encoding olfactory receptor 6N2-like, translating into MDDEVNVTYITFDGHVEVQKYRYVYFVVMFAMYIIIICWNSTIVYLIVIHENLHEPMYIFIAALLINSILSSTTTYPKLLIDFLSEKQITTFPRCLFQSAVYYTLATSEFLLLSAMAYDRYVSICKPLQYPTIMRKTTVKVFLFTAWFVPVCELGITVVLYVNVKICHDSLKGLFCNTSIFTLQCVPSAALSIYGVFLLLNICLLPMLFILFTYIRILIITYRSFKTIRRKALRTCLPHLLVLINLSCFTAYDVIVVRLESDIPKLARFILTLQIMVYHPLLNPFIYGLKMKEISKHLKHLLFQVESH; encoded by the coding sequence ATGGATGATGAAGTCAATGTAACATATATAACTTTCGATGGACATGTGGAAGTGCAGAAATACAGATATGTGTATTTTGTGGTCATGTTTGCaatgtatattataataatcTGTTGGAATTCCACTATTGTGTATCTTATTGTGATTCATGAAAACCTCCATGAGCCGATGTACATTTTCATTGCAGCTTTGTTAATCAACTCTATACTTTCCAGCACAACAACCTACCCGAAGCTTTTGATCGACTTCTTATCTGAAAAACAGATCACGACTTTCCCACGTTGTCTCTTTCAATCTGCTGTGTATTACACTCTGGCCACTTCAGAGTTTCTATTGTTGTCGGCCATGGCTTATGACAGGTATGTGTCCATATGTAAACCTCTGCAATATCCAACAATCATGAGGAAGACAACTGTAAAAGTCTTTCTCTTCACAGCTTGgtttgttcctgtgtgtgaaCTTGGAATAACAGTTGTATTGTACGTTAATGTAAAGATCTGTCACGATAGTCTGAAAGGCCTCTTCTGCAACACCTCTATTTTCACACTTCAATGTGTGCCCTCAGCGGCACTGTCCATTTATGGAGTGTTTCTGTTGCTGAATATTTGTCTTCTCCCTATGCTCTTCATACTTTTTACATACATCAGGATACTCATCATCACTTACAGAAGTTTTAAAACAATAAGGAGAAAAGCTCTACGGACCTGTTTACCTCACCTGCTGGTTCTAATCAACCTTTCCTGTTTTACTGCGTATGACGTCATTGTAGTTCGACTGGAATCAGATATACCAAAACTTGCCCGTTTTATATTGACATTACAAATAATGGTGTATCATCCTCTCCTTAATCCATTTATATACggactgaaaatgaaagaaatctccaaacacctcaaacatTTGTTGTTCCAGGTCGAATCACATTAA
- the LOC117754838 gene encoding olfactory receptor 6N2-like → MDDEVNVTYITFDGHVEVQKYRYVYFVVMFAMYIIIICWNSTIVYLIVIHENLHEPMYIFIAALLINSILSSTTTYPKLLIDFLSEKQITTFPRCLFQSAVYYTLATSEFLLLSAMAYDRYVSICKPLQYPTIMRKTTVKVFLFTAWFVPVCELGITVVLYVNVKICHDSLKGLFCNTSIFTLQCVPSAALSIYGVFLLLNICLLPMLFILFTYIRILIITYRSFKTIRRKALRTCLPHLLVLINLSCFTAYDVIVVRLESDIPKLTRFILTLQIMVYHPLLNPFIYGLKMKEISKHLKHLLFQVESH, encoded by the coding sequence ATGGATGATGAAGTCAATGTAACATATATAACTTTCGATGGACATGTGGAAGTGCAGAAATACAGATATGTGTATTTTGTGGTCATGTTTGCaatgtatattataataatcTGTTGGAATTCCACTATTGTGTATCTTATTGTGATTCATGAAAACCTCCATGAGCCGATGTACATTTTCATTGCAGCTTTGTTAATCAACTCTATACTTTCCAGCACAACAACCTACCCGAAGCTTTTGATCGACTTCTTATCTGAAAAACAGATCACGACTTTCCCACGTTGTCTCTTTCAATCTGCTGTGTATTACACTCTGGCCACTTCAGAGTTTCTATTGTTGTCGGCCATGGCTTATGACAGGTATGTGTCCATATGTAAACCTCTGCAATATCCAACAATCATGAGGAAGACAACTGTAAAAGTCTTTCTCTTCACAGCTTGgtttgttcctgtgtgtgaaCTTGGAATAACAGTTGTATTGTACGTTAATGTAAAGATCTGTCACGATAGTCTGAAAGGCCTCTTCTGCAACACCTCTATTTTCACACTTCAATGTGTGCCCTCAGCGGCACTGTCCATTTATGGAGTGTTTCTGTTGCTGAATATTTGTCTTCTCCCTATGCTCTTCATACTTTTTACATACATCAGGATACTCATCATCACTTACAGAAGTTTTAAAACAATAAGGAGAAAAGCTCTACGGACCTGTTTACCTCACCTGCTGGTTCTAATCAACCTTTCCTGTTTTACTGCGTATGACGTCATTGTAGTTCGACTGGAATCAGATATACCAAAACTTACCCGTTTTATATTGACATTACAAATAATGGTGTATCATCCTCTCCTTAATCCATTTATATACggactgaaaatgaaagaaatctccaaacacctcaaacatTTGTTGTTCCAGGTCGAATCACATTAA
- the LOC117754843 gene encoding olfactory receptor 6N2-like, producing the protein MDDEVNVTYITFDGHVEVQKYRYVYFVVMFAIYIIIIFWNSTIVYLIVIHENLHEPMYIFIAALLINSILSSTTTYPKLLIDFLSEKQITTFPRCLFQSAVYYTLASSEFLLLSAMAYDRYVSICKPLQYPTIMRKTTVKVFLFTAWFVPVCELGITVVLYVNVKICHDSLKGLFCNTSIFTLQCVPSTALSIYGVFLLLNICLLPMLFILFTYIRILIITYRSFKTIRRKALRTCLPHLLVLINLSCFTAYDVIVVRLESDIPKLARFILTLQIMVYHPLLNPFIYGLKMKEISKHLKHLLFQVESH; encoded by the coding sequence ATGGATGATGAAGTCAATGTAACATATATAACTTTCGATGGACATGTGGAAGTGCAGAAATACAGATATGTGTATTTTGTGGTCATGTTtgcaatatatattataataatcttTTGGAATTCCACTATTGTGTATCTTATTGTGATTCATGAAAACCTCCATGAGCCGATGTACATTTTCATTGCAGCTTTGTTAATCAACTCTATACTTTCCAGCACAACAACCTACCCGAAGCTTTTGATCGACTTCTTATCTGAAAAACAGATCACGACTTTCCCACGTTGTCTCTTTCAATCTGCTGTGTATTACACTCTGGCCTCTTCAGAGTTTCTATTGTTGTCGGCCATGGCTTATGACAGGTATGTGTCCATATGTAAACCTCTGCAATATCCAACAATCATGAGGAAGACAACTGTAAAAGTCTTTCTCTTCACAGCTTGgtttgttcctgtgtgtgaaCTTGGAATAACAGTTGTATTGTACGTTAATGTAAAGATCTGTCACGATAGTCTGAAAGGCCTCTTCTGCAACACCTCTATTTTCACACTTCAATGTGTGCCCTCAACGGCACTGTCCATTTATGGAGTGTTTCTGTTGCTGAATATTTGTCTTCTCCCTATGCTCTTCATACTTTTTACATACATCAGGATACTCATCATCACTTACAGAAGTTTTAAAACAATAAGGAGAAAAGCTCTACGGACCTGTTTACCTCACCTGCTGGTTCTAATCAACCTTTCCTGTTTTACTGCGTATGACGTCATTGTAGTTCGACTGGAATCAGATATACCAAAACTTGCCCGTTTTATATTGACATTACAAATAATGGTGTATCATCCTCTCCTTAATCCATTTATATACggactgaaaatgaaagaaatctccaaacacctcaaacatTTGTTGTTCCAGGTCGAATCACATTAA
- the LOC117754441 gene encoding actin cytoskeleton-regulatory complex protein pan1-like isoform X1, which yields MRQAMEDGVSEVLSSVVDDVGEAISRNVGGAQLLRDLLTAPWLSSLLKMYECLLQFQRSTPSPFLPYASGLSHQIMTEIHRVHRPSAEARELYSLLRCPHLQALLSSHDSVAQLDYGPVLPPLPDELPEDEEAMRIVCLVKNNQPLNGSERRASVGDGGGVIRRRWSSLRRLTLERLAPGRRAWSGEELSVTESEARLLPVPRGDRSRPFLPRYQSTGSCCLCPQTTELWKNKLNQSAPSVFSPASCAGSFSEKTKPNGREAAGSSRDDYAYPPPPVLAFSVSLPSSPVLYQKGTTGGQSRNIPTPGRAPSCPGMSPVRAQTAPSSPAAPRSTHQQGVSTLPTPARQTAPHNKHHQETVNRPNTHYYSTAPRHNGCRNQPKLTQNKHLQPNLCQHPQPRALTKQCSVEELRSTVQTAASSIEHGTQDVRHLGHKMVAVTELITDSVEENAQALNLLAEVVDKLQGLIVASKHPESSPPRRPRQHTPPPPPPRVSSISPKGIRKPPTPYPPHLSSSPSSTSRSSSSSSSSSVSSCADGFPTSKSPKQTNGGSKRTVVMSGARGGGSGGNGQMRFSNGSVSRVPLEDEQDHNSTGCLTVKKKKEKQEKKNKKRK from the exons ATGAGACAAGCAATGGAGGAcg gtgtcaGCGAGGTGTTGTCCAGTGTGGTGGATGATGTGGGCGAAGCCATCAGCAGAAACGTCGGCGGTGCTCAGCTGCTCCGTGACCTCCTGACGGCCCCGTGGCTGAGCTCCCTGCTGAAG ATGTACGAGTGCCTGTTGCAGTTCCAGAGGTCGACGCCCAGCCCCTTCCTGCCTTACGCCTCAGGCCTTTCTCACCAG ATCATGACTGAGATCCACAGAGTTCACCGTCCATCAGCTGAGGCCAGAGAACTGTACAGTCTGCTGAGGTGTCCTCACCTGCAG gCTCTCCTGTCTTCCCATGACAGCGTGGCTCAGTTAGATTATGGACCTGTCTTACCGCCGCTGCCTGACGAGTTACCTGAGGATGAGGAGGCCATGAGGATCGTGTGTCTGGTGAAGAACAACCAGCCGCTG AACGGATCAGAGCGCAGAGCGAGTGTAGGCGATGGGGGGGGCGTAATTCGTAGACGCTGGAGCAGCCTCCGCCGCCTCACGCTGGAGCGCCTCGCCCCTGGCAGACGGGCGTGGTCGGGGGAGGAGCTCAGCGTgactgaaagtgaagccaggCTGTTGCCCGTCCCCAGAGGAGACCGGTCCCGGCCCTTCCTGCCTCGCTATCAGTCgacaggaagctgctgtttgtgccCACAGACCACAGAGCTCTGGAAGAACAAGCTCAACCAATCAGCTCCCTCCGTCTTTAGTCCTGCATCCTGTGCTg GTTCATTTTCAGAGAAAACCAAACCCAATGGGAGAGAAGCAGCCGGATCAAGCCGTGACGACTATGcctaccctcctcctcctgtcctggCTTTCAGTGTCAGCCTGCCCAGCTCCCCAGTCCTGTACCAAAAGGGGACGACAGGAGGACAATCAAGGAACATCCCCACCCCCGGCAGGGCTCCATCTTGTCCTGGGATGAGTCCTGTTCGTGCCCAAACTGCACCTTCCAGTCCTGCAGCTCCGCGCTCCACCCATCAGCAGGGTGTTAGCACGCTCCCCACCCCTGCCAGGCAGACTGCACCTCATAACAAACACCACCAAGAGACGGTCAATCGTCCCAACACACACTACTACTCCACCGCTCCTCGTCACAATGGATGCAGGAATCAACCAAAACTGACCCAAAACAAGCATCTCCAACCAAACCTCTGTCAGCATCCTCAGCCTCGAGCCCTCACCAAGCAGTGCAGCGTGGAGGAGCTCAGGTCCACTGTTCAGACGGCGGCCAGCAGCATCGAGCACGGCACCCAGGACGTTCGCCACCTTGGACACAAGATGGTTGCAGTGACAGAGCTGATCACAGACAGCGTGGAGGAGAACGCCCAGGCGCTCAACCTGCTTGCTGAGGTGGTCGACAAGCTCCAGGGGCTCATTGTGGCCAGCAAACACCCCGAGTCGTCACCGCCACGCAGGCCGAGACAGCACactcctcccccacctcctccaagAGTCTCCTCAATCTCTCCAAAAGGGATCCGCAAACCTCCCACACCTTACCCACCGCACCTGTCATCCTCCCCTTCTTCTACTtctcgctcctcctcttcctcttcatcctcatccgTCAGTTCCTGTGCCGACGGCTTTCCAACGTCTAAGagtccaaaacaaacaaacggaggCTCAAAGAGGACGGTGGTGATGTCTGGTGCCAGgggaggtggtagtggtggtaACGGACAGATGAGGTTCAGTAATGGATCAGTTTCTAGAGTCCCTCTGGAGGATGAACAAGACCATAACAGCACAGGTTGTTTGACagtcaagaagaagaaggagaagcaggagaagaagaacaagaagaggaaATAG